A single Kryptolebias marmoratus isolate JLee-2015 linkage group LG16, ASM164957v2, whole genome shotgun sequence DNA region contains:
- the LOC108244729 gene encoding calcium homeostasis modulator protein 5-like → MDNFQTVLRFFMNQKATIGYSFMALLTIGGERVFSMVSFQCPCNHDQNFAYGLTFLLGPAAVLFVFSLFFSTRLWRIYTGCCLNPMKLCPRGNCCGCFRVLISIITGACVGPVMWLSVALLNGTFYECAISGLDSNLVVDLFCKNKTLKCREELARVPCDRSKLSSGERMDLLLMFRAQSQGAGVSPAVPV, encoded by the exons ATGGATAATTTCCAGACTGTTCTACGTTTCTTCATGAACCAGAAAGCCACTATTGGCTACAGTTTTATGGCACTCCTGACCATTGGAGGGGAGCGAGTCTTCTCCATGGTCTCCTTTCAGTGCCCGTGCAACCATGACCAGAACTTTGCCTATGGGCTGACGTTTCTGCTGGGCCCTGCTgcagtgctttttgttttcagcctgtttttcaGCACCAGGCTGTGGAGGATCTACACCGGGTGCTGCCTGAACCCCATGAAGCTCTGTCCCCGAGGGAACTGCTGCGGCTGTTTTAGGGTCCTAATAAGCATCATCACAGGGGCCTGTGTGGGTCCTGTCATGTGGCTGTCTGTGGCCCTGCTCAACGGGACCTTTTATGAGTGTGCCATCAGCGGCCTGGACAGTAACCTGGTGGTGGatctgttctgtaaaaacaagACACTGAAGTGTCGGGAAGAATTAGCTCGAGTGCCCTGTGACCGGTCCAAACTGTCCAGTGGTGAGCGAATGGATCTGCTGCTGATGTTCAGAGCTCAGTCTCAA ggagctggtgtctctccagcagtccctgtgtga
- the calhm6 gene encoding calcium homeostasis modulator protein 6 encodes MEKFKTVLNIASKQTNFGFGAVALMTAGGEQIFSSVAFRCPCNELNFYYGMVFLLVPALALLLLGYILSKKTWKLITGLLYHRAKLCKWKNVTATSMAFFQISATALVAPSSWIAVALLNGNYYECAMTGINVTAYNHHVCREKITEVDCMKKLHKFPCERGNDEVLRTLRAESQILGWLVITSIMLSSLLFICIARCTSPISYLQLRFWRVYAQEESDLMDLYTNKHAKSLAERNLNSFFNQAAPEKIITPSNKDWEKISSLYKFSTKDHFYSTLHQYVETGSESGTEMRMLSVRSNESTDNPAVLHFVDGGMVSM; translated from the exons ATGGAAAAGTTTAAGACGGTTCTGAACATTGCCAGCAAGCAGACCAACTTTGGCTTTGGAGCAGTAGCCCTGATGACAGCTGGGGGAGAGCAGATCTTCTCCTCTGTAGCGTTCAGATGTCCATGTAATGAGCTGAATTTCTACTATGGCATGGTCTTCCTGCTGGTGCCCGCCTTGGCCCTGTTGCTGTTGGGTTACATTCTGAGTAAGAAGACGTGGAAGCTGATAACAGGTCTGTTGTACCACAGGGCAAAGCTGTGCAAGTGGAAAAATGTGACTGCCACCAGCATGGCCTTCTTCCAGATCAGTGCCACTGCTCTGGTAGCACCATCCAGCTGGATTGCTGTGGCTCTACTCAATGGGAATTATTATGAGTGTGCAATGACTGGGATCAATGTGACTGCTTACAACCACCACGTGTGCAGAGAAAAAATCACTGAGGTGGACTGCATGAAGAAGCTACACAAGTTCCCCTGTGAGAGAGGCAACGATGAGGTTCTGCGAACACTGAGAGCCGAATCTCAG ATCCTGGGTTGGTTGGTCATCACCTCCATCATGTTGTCCAGCCTCCTGTTCATCTGCATTGCCCGCTGCACTTCCCCCATCAGCTACCTGCAGCTGAGGTTCTGGAGAGTGTATGCTCAGGAGGAGAGCGATCTGATGGATTTGTACACCAACAAACACGCCAAAAGCCTTGCTGAGAGGAACCTGAATAGCTTTTTTAATCAGGCAGCACCTGAGAAGATCATTACCCCATCCAACAAGGACTGGGAGAAGATCTCTTCTCTCTATAAGTTCAGCACCAAAGACCACTTTTACAGCACCTTACACCAGTACGTGGAGACCGGCTCTGAGAGTGGCACTGAAATGAGGATGCTTTCTGTCAGGTCAAACGAGTCGACTGACAACCCTGCTGTACTTCACTTTGTGGATGGTGGAATGGTGTCAATGTGA
- the cnot10 gene encoding CCR4-NOT transcription complex subunit 10 isoform X1 — translation MSENTEQSEYDSSASSGMTDQEKEMAVSAYEAFVAGRYDESLKHLEALQELSKDDYKIVMNKAVVEFFRTGQTTTGTLKQILMAIRNRLHTSAEDVDGLDDVENCLLYYNQAIIHYHMRQYSEAISIGEKLYQFLEPFEEKFAQAVCFLLVDLYLLTFQPEKALHLLAVLDKISAQGSNKNGKGEGNSSNKEGANQRAEFTAMIEAAKSKIHQYKVRAYIQMKSSKSCKREIKSVMNTAGNSAPSLFLKSNFEYLRGNYRKAVKLLNSSNIAEHPGPMKTGECVRCMFWNNLGCIHFAMGKHNLGVFYFKKALQENDHTCAQLGDGSSEQSKKFTGIPMCALLSNKRYELLYNCGIQLLHIGRPLAAFECLMEAVQVYHSNPRLWLRLAECCISANKGGSEQENKGLPCKKGIVQSVTGQGYHRKIVLASQSSQNMTYSDGQSAAIPVASMEFAAICLRNALLLLPEHQQQETKAENGSKSSSQSGSTESGSENSDVCSGKSQEADKFFSAAPSSPLRKQEVENLRCSILACSAYVALALGDSLMALNHAEKLLHQTKVSGSFKFLGHLYAAEALISLDRISDAITHLNPENVSDVSVGVPPSEQDQGPDKGDDPVEPSGKRTPLCYPSSVTAARAMMLFNLGSAYCLRSEYDKARKCLHQAASMVNTKEIPPEAILLGVYLELQNGNTQLALQIIKRNQLLPTTVHMISPDSRKNPPLSFHPVQPIQLPSSFTPVQRK, via the exons atgtcagaaaacacag AACAAAGTGAGTACGACAGCTCAGCCTCCAGTGGGATGACAGACCAGGAGAAGGAGATGGCAGTGAGTGCATACGAAGCTTTTGTG GCTGGGAGGTACGATGAGTCTCTGAAACATCTGGAAGCTCTGCAGGAGCTCAGCAAAGATGACTACAAGATTGTGATGAATAAAGCTGTGGTGGAGTTCTTCAGGACTGGTCAGACCACGACAGGGACTCTGAAGCAGATTCTGATGGCGATAAGAAATCGG cttcATACTTCAGCTGAggatgttgatggtttggatgatgTGGAGAACTGTTTGCTGTACTATAATCAGGCCATCATCCACTATCACATGCGTCAGTACTCTGAGGCCATCTCCATCGGAGAGAAGCTCTACCAGTTCCTCGAACCATTTG AGGAGAAGTTTGCCCAGGCCGTGTGCTTCCTGTTGGTGGATCTGTATCTGCTCACCTTCCAGCCAGAGAAAGCCCTTCACCTGCTGGCTGTGCTCGACAAAATCTCTGCACAGGGAAGCAACAAGAACGGCAAAGGAGAG GGCAACAGTTCAAACAAAGAAGGAGCGAATCAGAGAGCAGAATTCACAGCCATGATTGAAGCAGCCAAATCTAAAATCCACCAG taCAAAGTGAGAGCCTACATTCAGATGAAGTCATCCAAGTCCTGTAAAAGAGAGATCAAATCAGTGATGAATACAGCTGGGAAC TCTGCACCATCACTGTTCCTGAAGAGTAACTTTGAGTATCTGAGGGGAAACTATCGGAAAGCAGTGAAGCTGCTGAACAGCTCCAACATCGCAGAACATCCTGGACCTATGAAGACAG GTGAATGTGTTAGGTGTATGTTCTGGAACAATCTGGGTTGCATTCACTTTGCAATGGGAAAACACAACCTGGGAGTCTTCTACTTCAAGAAGGCGCTTCAGGAGAACGACCACACGTGTGCACAGCTGGGAGATGGCAGCAGTGAGCAGT CTAAAAAGTTCACGGGCATCCCCATGTGTGCACTACTGTCCAACAAGCGCTACGAGCTGCTGTATAACTGTGGGATTCAGCTGCTGCACATTGGGAGGCCTCTGGCAGCGTTTGAGTGTCTGATGGAGGCTGTGCAGGTTTATCACTCCAACCCTCGGCTGTGGCTGCGGCTCGCAGAGTGCTGCATCTCTGCTAACAAAGGC GGGTCggaacaggaaaacaaaggttTACCTTGTAAAAAAGGGATTGTTCAGTCTGTCACTGGCCAGGGTTACCATCGCAAAATTGTTCTGGCCTCCCAGTCTTCACAGAATATGACCTACAG TGACGGACAGTCAGCAGCCATTCCTGTAGCCAGTATGGAGTTTGCAGCCATCTGCCTGAGGAACGCTCTGTTGTTGCTGCCTGAACACCAGCAGCAGGAGACCAAGGCCGAGAACGGTTCTAAAAGCTCCAGTCAGTCCGGAAGCACCGAGAGCGGCAGTGAGAACAGTGATGTGTGCAG tGGAAAAAGTCAGGAAGCTGATaagtttttctctgcagctccatcGTCTCCTCTTAGAAAGCAGGAAGTAGAAAACCTGAG GTGCTCCATCCTGGCCTGCAGTGCCTACGTGGCGCTGGCGCTGGGAGACAGCCTGATGGCTCTGAACCATGCTGAGAAACTGCTGCATCAGACCAAAGTGTCAGGATCCTTCAA GTTCCTTGGCCACCTGTACGCTGCTGAAGCTCTCATCTCATTGGACAGGATATCTGATGCCATCACTCACCTGAACCCAGAGAACGTCAGTGACGTGTCAGTGGGAGTGCCCCCCAGCGAACAGGACCAGG GACCTGATAAGGGAGATGACCCGGTGGAGCCCT CAGGGAAGAGGACCCCGCTGTGTTACCCCAGCAGTGTGACAGCAGCCCGAGCCATGATGCTCTTTAACCTGGGTAGTGCCTACTGCTTAAGGAGCGAGTACGACAAGGCTCGAAAGTGTCTGCATCAG GCTGCATCAATGGTGAACACCAAGGAAATTCCTCCTGAAGCCATTCTGCTGGGGGTGTACCTGGAGCTTCAGAACG GAAACACCCAGCTAGCCCTGCAGATCATCAAACGGAACCAGCTGCTGCCTACAACAGTCCATATGATCTCCCCTGACTCCCGCAAAAACCCTCCACTGTCTTTCCACCCCGTCCAACCCATTCAGCTGCCCTCGTCCTTTACACCAGTCCAAAGGAAGTGA
- the cnot10 gene encoding CCR4-NOT transcription complex subunit 10 isoform X2 — protein MSENTEQSEYDSSASSGMTDQEKEMAVSAYEAFVAGRYDESLKHLEALQELSKDDYKIVMNKAVVEFFRTGQTTTGTLKQILMAIRNRLHTSAEDVDGLDDVENCLLYYNQAIIHYHMRQYSEAISIGEKLYQFLEPFEEKFAQAVCFLLVDLYLLTFQPEKALHLLAVLDKISAQGSNKNGKGEGNSSNKEGANQRAEFTAMIEAAKSKIHQYKVRAYIQMKSSKSCKREIKSVMNTAGNSAPSLFLKSNFEYLRGNYRKAVKLLNSSNIAEHPGPMKTGECVRCMFWNNLGCIHFAMGKHNLGVFYFKKALQENDHTCAQLGDGSSEQSKKFTGIPMCALLSNKRYELLYNCGIQLLHIGRPLAAFECLMEAVQVYHSNPRLWLRLAECCISANKGGSEQENKGLPCKKGIVQSVTGQGYHRKIVLASQSSQNMTYSDGQSAAIPVASMEFAAICLRNALLLLPEHQQQETKAENGSKSSSQSGSTESGSENSDVCSGKSQEADKFFSAAPSSPLRKQEVENLRCSILACSAYVALALGDSLMALNHAEKLLHQTKVSGSFKFLGHLYAAEALISLDRISDAITHLNPENVSDVSVGVPPSEQDQGPDKGDDPVEPWKRTPLCYPSSVTAARAMMLFNLGSAYCLRSEYDKARKCLHQAASMVNTKEIPPEAILLGVYLELQNGNTQLALQIIKRNQLLPTTVHMISPDSRKNPPLSFHPVQPIQLPSSFTPVQRK, from the exons atgtcagaaaacacag AACAAAGTGAGTACGACAGCTCAGCCTCCAGTGGGATGACAGACCAGGAGAAGGAGATGGCAGTGAGTGCATACGAAGCTTTTGTG GCTGGGAGGTACGATGAGTCTCTGAAACATCTGGAAGCTCTGCAGGAGCTCAGCAAAGATGACTACAAGATTGTGATGAATAAAGCTGTGGTGGAGTTCTTCAGGACTGGTCAGACCACGACAGGGACTCTGAAGCAGATTCTGATGGCGATAAGAAATCGG cttcATACTTCAGCTGAggatgttgatggtttggatgatgTGGAGAACTGTTTGCTGTACTATAATCAGGCCATCATCCACTATCACATGCGTCAGTACTCTGAGGCCATCTCCATCGGAGAGAAGCTCTACCAGTTCCTCGAACCATTTG AGGAGAAGTTTGCCCAGGCCGTGTGCTTCCTGTTGGTGGATCTGTATCTGCTCACCTTCCAGCCAGAGAAAGCCCTTCACCTGCTGGCTGTGCTCGACAAAATCTCTGCACAGGGAAGCAACAAGAACGGCAAAGGAGAG GGCAACAGTTCAAACAAAGAAGGAGCGAATCAGAGAGCAGAATTCACAGCCATGATTGAAGCAGCCAAATCTAAAATCCACCAG taCAAAGTGAGAGCCTACATTCAGATGAAGTCATCCAAGTCCTGTAAAAGAGAGATCAAATCAGTGATGAATACAGCTGGGAAC TCTGCACCATCACTGTTCCTGAAGAGTAACTTTGAGTATCTGAGGGGAAACTATCGGAAAGCAGTGAAGCTGCTGAACAGCTCCAACATCGCAGAACATCCTGGACCTATGAAGACAG GTGAATGTGTTAGGTGTATGTTCTGGAACAATCTGGGTTGCATTCACTTTGCAATGGGAAAACACAACCTGGGAGTCTTCTACTTCAAGAAGGCGCTTCAGGAGAACGACCACACGTGTGCACAGCTGGGAGATGGCAGCAGTGAGCAGT CTAAAAAGTTCACGGGCATCCCCATGTGTGCACTACTGTCCAACAAGCGCTACGAGCTGCTGTATAACTGTGGGATTCAGCTGCTGCACATTGGGAGGCCTCTGGCAGCGTTTGAGTGTCTGATGGAGGCTGTGCAGGTTTATCACTCCAACCCTCGGCTGTGGCTGCGGCTCGCAGAGTGCTGCATCTCTGCTAACAAAGGC GGGTCggaacaggaaaacaaaggttTACCTTGTAAAAAAGGGATTGTTCAGTCTGTCACTGGCCAGGGTTACCATCGCAAAATTGTTCTGGCCTCCCAGTCTTCACAGAATATGACCTACAG TGACGGACAGTCAGCAGCCATTCCTGTAGCCAGTATGGAGTTTGCAGCCATCTGCCTGAGGAACGCTCTGTTGTTGCTGCCTGAACACCAGCAGCAGGAGACCAAGGCCGAGAACGGTTCTAAAAGCTCCAGTCAGTCCGGAAGCACCGAGAGCGGCAGTGAGAACAGTGATGTGTGCAG tGGAAAAAGTCAGGAAGCTGATaagtttttctctgcagctccatcGTCTCCTCTTAGAAAGCAGGAAGTAGAAAACCTGAG GTGCTCCATCCTGGCCTGCAGTGCCTACGTGGCGCTGGCGCTGGGAGACAGCCTGATGGCTCTGAACCATGCTGAGAAACTGCTGCATCAGACCAAAGTGTCAGGATCCTTCAA GTTCCTTGGCCACCTGTACGCTGCTGAAGCTCTCATCTCATTGGACAGGATATCTGATGCCATCACTCACCTGAACCCAGAGAACGTCAGTGACGTGTCAGTGGGAGTGCCCCCCAGCGAACAGGACCAGG GACCTGATAAGGGAGATGACCCGGTGGAGCCCT GGAAGAGGACCCCGCTGTGTTACCCCAGCAGTGTGACAGCAGCCCGAGCCATGATGCTCTTTAACCTGGGTAGTGCCTACTGCTTAAGGAGCGAGTACGACAAGGCTCGAAAGTGTCTGCATCAG GCTGCATCAATGGTGAACACCAAGGAAATTCCTCCTGAAGCCATTCTGCTGGGGGTGTACCTGGAGCTTCAGAACG GAAACACCCAGCTAGCCCTGCAGATCATCAAACGGAACCAGCTGCTGCCTACAACAGTCCATATGATCTCCCCTGACTCCCGCAAAAACCCTCCACTGTCTTTCCACCCCGTCCAACCCATTCAGCTGCCCTCGTCCTTTACACCAGTCCAAAGGAAGTGA